A genomic window from Fusarium verticillioides 7600 chromosome 5, whole genome shotgun sequence includes:
- a CDS encoding STE/STE11/CDC15 protein kinase has translation MPERQYHANGRAAVASRERPYTPGTPSRKDKLRESSALQDPGLKDYRLGECLGKGAFGSVYKAFNWGNGEAVAVKQIKLADLPKSELRMIESEIDLLKNLHHDNIVKYIGFVKSVDALNIILEYCENGSLHSICKAYGKFPENLVGVYMTQVLQGLQYLHDQGVIHRDIKGANILTTKDGTVKLADFGVSTSTLAGGQDKEAQVVGTPYWMAPEIIQLSGASSASDIWSVGCTVIELLQGKPPYHNLAAMPALFAIVNDDHPPLPEGISAAARDFLMQCFQKDPNLRVTARKLLRHAWITGCRRTEAPVSKTPANFSDAVEEVKQWNKALKSSGPRLRQSTGSDAGPSSRFLGGTPAKGGLSLAKLRPGAGAFSKPELADDDNWDDDFATAISPSALQLPHLKPQDNFGGLLSSDRLKAFASVNDGRNDSNSYDDDFEGELMTIKGPGHWQDIDPQEQTIRPLPKKPTKSSEHTKTHSRNKSSSSKVAGAGRTRSPTKSNLNIKFELPPRPDIIYREQSMEDFSDLFVDNDNVFTHNANQAVRRNSRQTDAPQLFHPSDLTSLPRSMQESSSGSMKKKPLSRPSVLPDRPMRRTRSSIEIQKFAEDDDEDFSDVFGPESSIAEKEESEKGSEDGGLMLMSRVSSNSWLGDDDDEDDPFASMDPGWDEMDLEANIARDRHARLAERVEDLVRSLKTTEGEDALAEFSEDLLALLWENNEVKNLIISAHGLLPILEILEPCTVKSRQYMILQLLKVVNAIILDDVEIQENLCFVGGIPIITKFAARQYSDEIRLEAAAFVRQMYQTSTLTLQMFVSAGGLNVLVEFLDEDYDVTRDLVLIGVNGIWNVFELQGPTPKNDFCRIFSRSKILYPLALVLHRVLDEEGEDELGELVEGRIVNIFYLFSQAENYVKEVVADRQVLKSVLKDLRRMTPIHQITMLKFIKNLSMLSTTIESLHSADAIEFLIDLLSYSMKKGQTHFREISNQVLNTLFNLCRLSKERQEDAAVGGIIPLLLRIMQTDRPPKEFALPILCDMAHSGSKGRRYLWQNKGLNFYVSLLTDQYWQVTALDAILVWLQEETANVETHLADGNFTRAIISCFSTNRVNAFDSNLLEPLLKLLRLSPSVAASLAKPEMFAGIAQRLTHKKAVVRLNLLRLVRTIMDACEPGLGSGDGTRSLNSSQVRSLMAAIQTLSEKDSAVLVRNLASELVRSNVEPSGRSGEGASSSVPSSSSSRRPGSRRGASYTPPGLHSSASVPQTPTHRSRGSLASNTYIEVAASPRRTAAVEREREGALYRPRSRDGPTGIPRRVSGEFVSAKSRLPRTSLATSSSSRAAIGISANGNSPALSSRSDITMSARSDSSLSNKENVGRAPSSRDGLRSRDGRSSRDGLSSRDGLGSRDGSMASPGLPEVAERVGISKRRSRMPGEPKWT, from the exons ATGCCCGAGCGGCAGTACCACGCCAATGGCCGCGCCGCCGTGGCCTCCCGCGAACGACCTTATACACCAGGAACGCCCTCACGAAAAGACAAGCTACGAGAAAGCTCTGCCCTCCAAGATCCAGGGCTCAAGGACTAC CGTTTAGGTGAATGCCTCGGGAAAGGTGCTTTCGGATCTGTGTACAAGGCCTTCAACTGGGGAAATGGCGAGGCGGTTGCTGTGAAGCAGATTAAGCTTGCAGATCTTCCCAAGAGCGAATTGCGCATGATCGAG AGTGAAATCGATCTGCTCAAGAACCTTCAT CATGACAATATTGTCAAGTACATTGGCTTTGTCAAGTCCGTTGACGCCCTCAACATTATCCTAGA GTATTGTGAGAATGGTTCTCTGCACTCAATATGCAAGGCATATGGCAAGTTTCCCGAGAATCTGGTTGGGGTCTACATGACGCAGGTCCTGCAGGGACTACAATACCTGCACGACCAGGGTGTAATACATAGAGATATCAAAGGCGCCAACATTCTCACAACAAAGGACGGTACTGTCAAACTCGCAGACTTCGGCGTTTCAACCAGCACCCTCGCTGGTGGTCAAGATAAGGAGGCGCAGGTTGTCGGCACACCATATTGGATGGCCCCTGAGATCATTCAGCTTTCCGGAGCGAGTTCTGCGTCTGACATCTGGAGTGTTGGATGTACGGTtatcgagcttcttcaaggcaaGCCGCCATATCACAACTTGGCTGCTATGCCTGCTCTATTCGCAATTGTCAACGATGATCACCCCCCACTGCCTGAAGGCATCTCTGCT GCTGCCCGTGATTTTCTCATGCAATGTTTCCAAAAAGATCCCAATCTACGTGTAACTGCCCGAAAACTACTTCGTCATGCCTGGATCACAGGCTGTCGCCGAACGGAAGCACCTGTATCAAAAACACCGGCCAATTTCAGCGATGCTGTGGAGGAAGTGAAGCAATGGAACAAAGCTCTAAAATCCTCCGGACCAAGACTTCGACAATCGACTGGTTCTGATGCCGGGCCTTCATCGAGATTTCTTGGTGGAACTCCCGCCAAGGGCGGTCTATCACTTGCAAAACTACGTCCTGGCGCAGGAGCTTTCAGTAAGCCTGAACTAGCTG ATGATGACAACTGGGACGATGATTTTGCGACAGCTATCTCACCAAGCGCACTACAACTGCCTCATCTCAAGCCACAAGACAACTTCGGTGGTCTACTATCGAGTGATCGTCTCAAAGCCTTTGCCTCAGTGAATGATGGAAGAAATGATAGTAATTCGTACGATGACGACTTTGAAGGCGAGTTGATGACAATAAAGGGGCCAGGCCACTGGCAAGACATCGATCCACAGGAGCAGACAATCAGGCCATTACCGAAGAAGCCCACGAAGTCTTCAGAGCATACGAAAACGCACAGTCGGAATaaatcaagctcaagcaaggTCGCTGGTGCCGGCCGGACCAGATCGCCGACGAAATCAAATCTAAATATCAAGTTTGAACTTCCACCAAGGCCAGATATCATCTATCGGGAGCAAAGTATGGAAGACTTCTCTGATCTATTCGTGGATAATGATAATGTCTTCACTCACAATGCGAATCAAGCTGTTAGACGA AACTCACGACAGACCGATGCACCACAACTCTTTCACCCATCTGATCTTACATCATTACCGAGGTCAATGCAGGAATCTAGCTCAGGtagtatgaagaagaagcctttGTCTCGACCATCAGTCCTCCCTGACAGGCCAATGCGACGAACACGATCATCAATAGAAATCCAGAAGTTcgcagaagatgacgacgaagattTTAGCGACGTTTTCGGACCTGAATCATCAATAgcggagaaggaggagagtgaGAAGGGATCCGAGGATGGCGGCTTGATGCTCATGTCTCGCGTGTCGAGCAATTCCTGGTTAGgggatgacgacgacgaagacgaccCCTTCGCATCGATGGACCCaggatgggatgagatggatcTGGAGGCCAACATTGCAAGAGATCGGCATGCCAGGCTAGCAGAGAGAGTTGAGGACTTAGTGAGGTCTCTCAAAACGACAGAGGGTGAGGATGCCCTAGCTGAGTTCTCGGAAGATTTG CTTGCCTTGCTCTGGGAGAACAACGAGGTGAAAAATCTGATTATTAGCGCTCACGGGTTGTTACCGATTCTTGAAATTTTGGAGCCTTGTACCGTCAAGAGCAGGCAGTACATGATTCtgcagctcctcaaggtcgTTAATGCA ATCATCCTGGACGACGTGGAAATTCAAGAGAACTTGTGTTTCGTGGGTGGCATTCCCATTATTACCAAGTTTGCTGCGCGCCAATACTCAGATGAGATTCGTCTTGAGGCGGCTGCTTTTGTCCGTCAGATGTACCAGACGTCAACATTGACCCTCCAAATGTTTGTATCTGCAGGTGGTCTGAACGTGCTGGtcgagtttcttgatgaggattACGACGTTACTCGAGACCTTGTTCTTATTGGGGTCAACGGTATTTGGAACGTGTTTGAGCTTCAAGGACCAACCCCCAAAAACGACTTTTGCAGAATCTTCTCGCGAAGCAAGATTTTATATCCGTTGGCGCTTGTCTTACACCGAgtccttgacgaagagggcgaggacgaGCTTGGTGAACTCGTCGAAGGACGAATCGTCAACATTTTCTATCTCTTCAGCCAAGCTGAGAACTACGTCAAGGAGGTCGTAGCAGATCGGCAAGTTCTGAAAAGTGTACTAAAAGATCTACGGCGCATGACGCCGATACATCAGATCACAatgctcaagttcatcaagaacctctCGATGCTTTCCACAACGATTGAGTCGCTGCACTCAGCCGACGCTATCGAATTCTTGATTGATCTTCTGAGCTACAGCATGAAGAAGGGCCAGACACATTTCCGCGAAATATCTAATCAGGTTCTCAACACATTATTTAACCTCTGTCGTCTGAGCAAGGAACGACAGGAGGATGCCGCTGTTGGTGGTATTATTCCTCTACTCTTGAGAATCATGCAGACCGACCGGCCTCCGAAGGAATTTGCGCTACCAATACTCTGCGACATGGCACACTCAGGGTCCAAGGGCCGCAGATACTTGTGGCAGAATAAAGGTCTCAACTTTTACGTATCATTACTCACAGACCAGTACTGGCAGGTTACTGCGCTCGATGCCATCTTGGTCTGGCTACAGGAGGAAACAGCTAATGTAGAGACTCACCTTGCCGATGGTAATTTCACACGAGCGATcatcagctgcttcagcacCAACAGGGTCAATGCCTTTGATTCCAACTTATTGGAACCACTGCTCAAACTTCTGCGCCTTAGCCCGTCAGTCGCGGCCTCGCTGGCGAAGCCCGAGATGTTTGCGGGCATTGCGCAACGTTTGACTCACAAGAAGGCGGTCGTGCGACTTAATCTCTTGAGACTGGTGAGGACTATCATGGATGCTTGTGAGCCTGGCTTGGGCAGTGGTGATGGAACGAGATCTCTCAACAGCTCCCAAGTGCGATCTCTCATGGCTGCCATTCAGACTCTATCAGAGAAGGACTCGGCTGTCCTTGTACGAAACCTCGCCTCGGAGTTGGTGCGGTCCAACGTCGAGCCAAGTGGAAGATCCGGCGAGGGAGCGTCCAGTTCTGTGCCAagttcatcgtcatcgagaAGGCCAGGATCCCGACGGGGGGCAAGCTATACGCCCCCTGGCTTACATTCGTCGGCGTCAGTTCCGCAGACACCTACGCATAGGAGCCGTGGTAGCCTTGCGAGTAATACTTATATCGAAGTGGCGGCGAGTCCAAGGCGAACAGCTGCTGTCGAGCGAGAACGAGAGGGGGCACTTTACAGGCCCCGAAGTAGGGATGGGCCAACAGGTATCCCCCGGCGTGTCAGCGGCGAATTCGTATCTGCAAAGAGTCGCCTGCCTCGCACTTCGCTAGCTACTTCGAGTAGCTCCAGAGCAGCTATTGGGATCAGTGCCAACGGGAACAGTCCAGCCCTGAGCTCCCGCAGCGATATTACCATGAGCGCCCGAAGCGACAGCAGCTTGAGCAATAAGGAGAACGTAGGCCGCGCGCCGAGCAGTCGCGATGGACTCAGAAGCAGAGATGggaggagcagcagagatgGATTAAGTAGTAGAGACGGGCTCGGTAGCAGAGATGGCAGCATGGCATCTCCAGGGTTGCCAGAGGTAGCAGAACGAGTGGGCATAAGTAAGAGACGGAGTCGAATGCCTGGAGAGCCCAAATGGACATGA